ACATAATGGTTAACATGCAAAAGAAATGGTATCAAAAGCGACAAGAACAACATACCAGTGCAATTCTACTAACACATTAGGCATGGAGATTAAACATATGCCCTAAGGTAACCGTAATCAATATCTGCTgccttttataaaataaagattattaCCTGCTCAAAGTATGGCACCGCCTCTGTTGCTGACTTGTTGTTGTATGAGATTATGGCATTAGCCTTCCACAAGAGATAACATTCTTTGTCACACTCCAGGAACTATTGAACCTAATAATAAATTGCACTATctaaaacttcataattttacattttgtctacaaaaactaaattgtaaaatcaaCTTCTTCAAAACTGCAACCAACAAAGAAAGCTTAAAAAACCgggaaaagaaaaaccaaaccTTCGGTATCCTCTCAGAGAAATAACTGCCTGTGAGTACTTGAAGAAGAGCACCATTGCTGCaattatcatataattaaaataatattacttaagcataaaaaatttacaacCACTTAGAAACACTTACCTGTGACCAACAGAGAAAAGTGGAAGATTAACAAGATCAGCAGGAGTAAGATTAGCATCTGGATATCCAAAAGCAAGAATGTTGTCCAAGCAAGCATTAAACCTCTCATACACTTGTTTAGTAGCTTGTTCATGATCAAATGTCACATTGTATGGCACTGATATAATCAAAAATCCTTCCTTGGCCAAAAGCTCAATCaagtaactttaaaaaaaaaaaaacccccaaaTCAGCAAAAAGGACCTTATTTTGATTCCACCATGGAAACGAGAAAACGAGGTACCTGTAAGTAACTTCGGGGACAGCTCCAAGGAAAGCACCTCCTAAGAACTTGATGATAGCACGTGGTTTCTTGTTTCTGGATGGGGGTATGATCAAACAAGAATCCAACCTCTTGTAAAACCTGTTAGAAATGTTACTATTGGTACTTGAGGTAGAGGTAGAGTTGTTAATGAAACCAAAGCTGCTTCCTTGGCAAATAAAGGCATTGGAAAACGGGGGTGGAAGCAGAGAGTGAAGGCTCAGAAACTTGGTTCTTTTAGGAAGCTTGTAAGAGCGGGAAGTGGAGGTTGTGAGATTCTTGGGACAAAGCAAGTTCAGCTGTGCGCCTGAGATGAAAGAAGTGGCTAACTCCATGGGTGTGATTTGCGGAGACAAAATCCGAAAAGAACCACTTTGCGGGAAAACCACTAAAACTTTTGGTTGAAAAGGAGGAAACTTGAATATATGCTGATAGTTAAGCCACGAATCACACCATTCAGGTTTACAGACTTGGGCTGGAAATGGCCAGAGTTTGGTGAATCCGTATCTTATAATATCCAACTTCACCCACTCTtacaattataacatttttaggttttcttatacttaatttaaaaagagtaatttttcttaatttcataACACAAGTGTTAAAAGAAGATCTAGgcaaaataattcaaatctcTCGCTTTCAATCCCATTttataagggtttttttttccttaaattgaGTTCTGCAACATCCTTCAGTTAAAttcacccaaaaaaattttaaaattttataacagaTTTTATATGTTTCAACTAGaaatttttatgacttttgtaagattttataacatcttaattatttttacgtattttaattatatccttAATGTCACAATTGGCATATATACAATGTAGTACTTATACAAAAATATCTCATTTGATACTTGTATTATTCTggtacccaaaattttattatcatttaatttacaCATTAACTTGGCAGCAATAGATAAATGAATGCCATTGGTTTTGGATTTCAAATATAACTTTTCGGTCCAATTTTCAACAGGTAAgttgtatttcttttttcttttttgatgttttaatattttatttggtaaaaataaaataatagaaaaatatcaaataatctAATCTATAGTTATattcaaaacccaaaaccaatcTACCACAATATGCGATCAATTTAGTCttgtaaaactttatttaatatctCAAGACGAACGAAATCAATTGTGATTTTTTGGAAGTCAGATGCaggtattgaaattttaaataaaattaagttcaagACTGCCTGACAAAACAAGAGACAAAAATGAGATAAAGGTCGAAGCAAGCAAAAAAAAGCACTACCTTGTTGACATCCTAAAGGCCGTATAAATAGAAGTGAAACATTGAATATTAAGTTTTAGCTCAATGAATAttgtattgttgtcaatgcaggaggtCATAGGTTCGAATacgttgaagcgcattattctTCTATTTAAGGATTAGagaaaaactataaataattgtaagtattgtatcaaaaataacaatctattataaaattattattaaaaaaaaaaacattcaagacCTGCAGAGCTTCTAAACCAAGTAAATAACCAGAGCTCAAGTGAACAAACTAGAGGaaagttttgaatttaatctccttattttttcaatttaaaatatgtaatcaAGActactatattttttattaaattcaagtgcattatatataaataaataaataaatattttttcaatattcaaaaatatcttactaataaatttaacaaaaaaattttaactatattaacaattaattaaaaatgaacaaaaaagattaaattttaaaaagaaaaaggagtaAAGGGATTTGGAATATGTTATAACCCgcgaaaaaattgaaagaaaaaataatgagCGGCCAAAAATACCCAcaatgtttctttttttgtgtaGATGTTTCAAAACTATAGATGTTGTAGATCCAAACTTCTTGAAATATACccgaaaatgtataatgaacaaaaaaatgCCAACActcattatttttcttgaaactcCCGTCTCCAACACATAGATTAGGCATAAGAATATGACCTCCTCTAAATACATAGCTAACCATATCATATCAACACTCACATCACATCCGAGACCAAATGCGAATAACATAGTTCTCAAGTCCACCCGGTTTTGAGCCAAGAGAAGCCACTAAACTCATTAATCATGTATATATGGGTTCTTAATTTATCAAAGACAGAAATGTTTAGAGTCAACTGTTATTCCTCTTACATTGATGACATTACCCTAATCTATCAGAATAAAACCTACAACAGTTCATTTGCTTTAGAAAGCAGCAAGCAGCATTCGTCTAGGATACAAAAGGTTCTGCTTCATCCAAACTACGAGCTAGAAATGCAGTCTTGTATAAACCAAGGTAGTCAGTAAAATTTTTGTACCAACCGCTACAGGTCGGAACGCACTGGTACAAGCTGGTATTGATCGTAACAGGCTAAAATACACCGAAATGATCAAAATGCACTGAAATTTTGACCGAAACGGAACACAAAATACTTGGTACCAGTTTAGGACTGGAACGGTACATACCGGCCATTATTGTACCGACTACCATGGTATAAATTACTAGCTTGTTTGGAAATTATAAGAGCATCAAAGAGCTAGAGACAATGTATAACTATTTATCATGGATCATAGCAATGATATTACCACATCTCGAGTCCATACCATGTCAAACCCATAGACCTATAACATGTCCTCGGCAAGCAGCTTAATACTGAAaccaaaggaaaaagaaaaaacaagagCAACCCGCAATCTATGATAGAGGTGAGCTAAAAAGGTAACCATataatgtgttaaaaaaatcaGTATCTTTATTACACCACTTAGTCACACGTATAAATACAATAATGAAATATCATTGAAATTGAGTATAAATCCAATAAGACCAGTCATCTACACATACATGTATTCACCACCACGAACAGCATTTGCAGCaccttttctctcttcttcGGCCTCCTTTTCCCGCTCCTTCCAGCTCTCATAATCATGGTCATCTGTTTGCAGCTCGTATCTACAAATTGGGCAAGAATTGTGTTCATCCTGCCACAAAATACCATTGAATATAAGACACAGATAACCCACAATCGCATTTAATCCTCCAtcactaataaaataaaatcaagcaCTATTAATTACCAGCCATGGCTTCAAACAAGGAGGATGGAATGTGTGCTTGCACGGCAATTCTTGCATGTTATCGCCAACAAGAAGGTTCTCCTTACATATTGCACATTCAGAATCAGATCCAAGCTTAGCCAGGATTTCTTCTGTGAGAGTAATTACCGGAAGCTCTGCGACAACTTCTTTACTAGCTGGTGGGACTCTTCGAACACCACCCTCATTCTCAAGTATCTTGAAAACAAAGATTAATCCATTCACATGAGTTTCAAATTCTAATCAACTTCTATAAACCAATATATATTCAACTAGCAGATCGCAGAAAAAGTACCTCTGGTATAACACTATCAAGATGATCAATGAGCTGTTCAAGCACATTGGCAGCATTTTCCACTGTGTTAACATTTGTTGCCGAACCCTGAGAAGATTCGGCAGCCGCAGCAGAAGCAAAAGCATTCATGAGATTTGATTGGACCAACCATTGAGGCTGTGGTGGTTCAGGATCCACGGTAAGATGTCCCTCAAATAGATAACCTTTTGGgcaaaacaaaacagaaatcattttaaacatttcaatgTCCCTAAACATACTTCAAAACTATGTTACTCGAACTTGAATATGAAGGTCGGATACTGACATGAATAAGGTTAGATTTTTCTATGTGTATATTTGTAGGATCCTTGTATATCACATCCGttcttaaacaaaaataaagaagtcCAAGCAAGAAAAAAGCAAAGGATTGTTTTCGAAACAAACCTCTGTTGGCGGAAGATCCAGATGATTGGACGGGGTTTTCGATTTCATTCAAGTGTTGCTTAGCCTGAGAAATGCAATTCCTAAGATGACTCTTTTCAGAAGGATCAGAGACAAGGGGTTCCAAGAGTTCGACAAGGCGTAAACCGGCAAGCCAGAAACCGGGTGCGGTGTATCTGGTCTTCAAAATGGTAGCAACACGGCAAACAACGGAATAAAACTGAACGACGAAAAACGATAGCATGTGAAAATTCAATTACCGCTTTAAATTGGAAGAGAGAAAAGATGAATAAAGAAAAGGGGATCTCACCGATTTGCGAAGGGAGGGAGAAGCTGAAGGATAATGGAGTTTAAGAAGGGAATTGATGGAGGAAACTGCCTCCTCGAATCTCTGTTTCTTTCCAAGCTGTTTCTGTAATTCCTCTAATTGTTGCTTCAAGCTTCCATCTGAACAAGAAGAAGACCCCATTCTTTCAACTCTGCAATCAAattcttaaagaaaaaaaaattccgATTCTTGAATCTCGTTACTTATTTTATATGTTGGGGGTTTAGAGAATTCTTATTCGAATTTTGTTTTTAAGAGCAGATTTCTTGGCGAGGGGGATAACGAGGATGTCGGCCGTGGACCAGTCCGCCCGGCTCAATCTTATATGGGCGAATGCCCGGATCTGGAGTGATTTGAAACGACTTGCGTGtctatgataaatttaaagattaagaCTAacagatgtaaaatttaaatttattgaaacttaatatttattataagtatgtatattttttatttaattaggtttatttttattgatttatgaaataattagataaaaaaaggttaaaagtttatttttttgacaaatttttgtgatttgaatttttaacaCGGTGTAGCTTTAATATTTTGGTCATAACTTAGTTACAAGCTCCGTTTTGGGCCTATAATATaccaatttaaaagaaattaaaaatataactgaatttatttcacaactcaaGCTTAAAAATGTCAGGAAGATGTTTGAAAATGGCCTAAAAGTCTAACGCAAAAATTgcctaaaatctaaaaaattgttatttaattaatggcacttttatattttctctattatattatttttgtcctataaataaatattattaggTTAAGATTTGTGAGATACCTAGCcattcttaattttatattgttttttttaatttatgggtTTTAAACCCTCTTTTCTAGTTAAAGCAATATTCGAAATTTGATTGTACGAGTTTGTAAGATCGAATTGTTTTTAATCTTTCTTTGCTCTTTAGTATTTGAATgtcttttggtttaattacaattattcaAGTTTGCTAAATATCCGACCAATATTTGATAGCTTAGAGCGGTTGCTTTCTCAATTAGATAATTAGTCGATTGATTGATTTCTAATATTTGTGACGACTGCATGATTATTTATGTAGTGTAAGCATGCGGTCTAACTTAAATAAACCATGACTGTGCACTTGTTGGTTAGAATTGAGTTTCTTTCATTCTTAAAgttattgataaattaaattcataagtGATTATTatagaattatttataaataaagaaagcaATTAATGACGATTGTCTTGATTATCAAGAAAGTCAGAAGAGATTAGGTTACTTGGCGATTGGCAATGcctataatcaatttattaaagaaCATTGAAATTGATCTTGCATCAATGATCAAACTCTCAAATCAAACGAAGAATTTACTTTGACTAGAACTCCTAATtgatttttctcaaaattttaattatattataaacaaaaataatagataaaagatgGATATGAGAATATGAGAATTTCTATTGCATTCTATACTTTTCCATTATACTTACAAGTAGTACAGTCCACTATATATATAGGGAGATTAGACTTTCAATATTCTAAtacataaataagaaaaagtgGTTACAAGAAGATGAAAAGGTTTAAGGAAGATGGAAGGTTAAAGATTAAAGAAGATGAAAGGTGGAAGGTCAAGGGAGATGAAAGATGAAATGTTGAACATCCATTAAATGacattcataacactcccccttggatgttCAACCTTTCATCTTTCATCTTTCATCTTTCATCTCCCTTGACCTTCCACCTTTCATCTTCTTTAACCTTTAACCTTCCATCTCCCttatgttgggaaatgtgccaatattgtagtaaatatgtaactgttttctatttatttgaacgattaataattaagtaaagttaatttcacatttcactattatgtctttttttattttctgtcttttatattttgcatgaatagcgaaattgtgacaagaaaatattagctcattgattgtctaaaatTCAAACTGAAgttaagtggcattgtaaagaacgcttacattgcgagaaagacaacttactttagtcgataatctaaatgagttcgTAATCtcttaaaagaatcaaagtgagcatttgattcaaatactgagaaagattattatgttgtctacaattccaattgggaaGATGACTAGTCTTGACTACCAGAGCAGTAGACTCCAtaagtagagacatagatgtattcattggtagaatgatacattggactggactcaagatgaattaattcagaattcgtttgtgaattaattcacttgtgacgttatggtgtgatttacctaaatcctgagttagtcactgaccgtgcatatgcaactcatgtgctttaaTATAAGTGAAGgtttatgctctaaagatgatcgagcccatagccgatatgttgggtacataacttgtgtatggcataactttactagcaacagtgaaattcatagctcaattaaaaagttaatgatatcctctcattggcattgtgtggattgttAAATATGAAACGTTGTCACGAGTTGCtagttctcgaacgagcaatttatcacagtcatttgttgatagtgatcatattaatcattaagaagacataaTGCTaacaaagagataaaatatgattgtattgagtgaacgaacttaactcaaaggaatcaaggatatcatatgagggtaaaacacacatgatgaggtcattggacaaaacagctggatgaattgcttttgtaaagagtatataataaggaattttcaatcatggtacttcttgtggactgactctaTAACTAAGTAATTGAAAACTATCGGAATGATGCTTCtgaacataattgcaatcactagagcctaattatatatgtccgaTTGTCCCTCAGCTAGTttaacaaaagctcgatcagattgcatttgaatcagaagaaaattctacgaatttgagaataatttaattgagttgatttattcaatgtggaaCTAAATTAGGTGGTTATGAGAATTGTTcgactagagaatttgattaaagaattttcttgaaaaaataatttgaaaaatctaagtgattttttgaaaaattaattttaatcaagtaaaattaaattaatcaaattaattaaaattaatatgatgtttttggaaattaattttcaagttagacaattgcccaatgggtaattgaactctAAAATTGGACCTAATATCGTAAATTAAACCTATGAGTCCAAAACCGAGCctaagacccaaaaattggtcgaaCCAGGTCCGGTATGTGAAACCGGACCAACGATCCAACCGGTGGCTAGACCGAACCGGTCGGGTCATCATTGACCTACCGTAAGGGTATCGCACATGCATCACCAGACACGGCAGTGCCGGCGGCTGTGACGACGACACCTTGGTGGCCGGTAACGGTTGGTCGttggtggttgagcagtggaagagttacactcccaCTGAGACTCTAcgagagaatttgatttcagattaattgttccaaaaataatattattttaatagtttaatattaaatttaatttaatacttatcttaatagtattttattaatttagtattaaagtgattattttaatattaaatattctattattttaataagatttaatattaaagtgattaagtttaatcatagttgaactctttaaactctctctatataaagagagccttgggtcattatttacacacactttaattcaagagaaagttgtaaagagaaaattcactgaagagattatttcaaaaaatttttagagatgtttttctaatttacaatttgactcaaaagtttagaaaaattgcaaaattaccccactgaTAATTTTTgtggaaatttttttgattcGAAGTGAGCCCACACTAGAcaaacgtgagcttgaggatagcagagaaaactactcggtcgaagcattcatcctagacaaatcgaaaaggtacaatttgattaagtgtttattactttagatatcacaagcAAGATcttattttgacaaaaaatttaaaactctaattttccctaaatttattttttgctgcGTTTTCGAAACCCGTTTTTCCAACACCTTAAACTTTTCATCTCCTTGAAATCCCTTTTTCATATATAACTAAATGGAGCTGACAAAAGGAAATTGTAGTCGACAACGATAATATACGTAGAACACTTCAATATTATGGAAAAGTGAGGatcttgaatgaaaatatatttgaaagcaTTGATTTGGGAGCAACTCATCAAAATAAAGAGACACTTCTATTATAACTTATGAAATGCATCTCGAACTTGAAGTCCAAACACCCAAAAGGTGTAAAGCCAATGAGAGTACATGTTAGCATAATAGCAAGTCATAATATATGAATTGACTTGTAACAAGACATTTGGTTTTGGTtatgaaaaatgattaatttgtggTGTATTCAAACACcatataaacttatttatttacgtCTAGTGAATTTGTATTTGGCTAGTATAATTTGTGGTGTATTCAaacactaaataaatttatttatttacgtctAGTGAATTTGTATTCGGCTAgtataaattatttcataatattgATACGAAGCATAAAACTTGAGTTGCATGAGAAAATCATTAAATGTAAATATGATTTTGTTTAGAATGTATTTATGCATATAGGTTGTTATCATCATTGttgatattaatgtatcaaatatcATTGGAGTTCTTGAAGAATTTTCAAGAGCaataattattcgtaaataAACTTTATAATGAAAgtatatctaaaaattaaattttatcttgaCCTAAAGATTGAGTGTTCAATAAGAACAAATGGTCATACAATAATGTTATAAAGCGAATGTCCTAAAGCACAATTTTTTGTGCCCAATGCACTCATTGTATTGGTAATAGTGAATGATACAATACATCATGCTTTATAAAGTTGTTAGTGACATCCAAAGCATGAGAatgtaattgaaatttattgctATATTGATACACATCaataaattttgttgatttgttattgataaataatattgaatGTCTCAATATTTGGTTATAAAATGATGTTCAAATAAGGGGGAGCAAAATATGGATTGTTGTAACACCCATCACCCGATCCGAATAATAATCAAGGATTTAATTAGGCATCCCTACTACTACATTTGATAAGTTAATTTTTAGCATTGGATTGCGTCGTTTCAAAGATCTTAAGTGATCCATAGATGAGGGGAGTAAATTAAcactatatttttcttttaaagttgtAACATAATATGTATCAAAGGATTATatactctttttttcttcactaGGTTTTTGTTCCACAAGATTTTTCctagtaaggtttttaatgaggcataTACTTTATACAATGAACATctaagggggagtgttatgaatgttattaagtggatgttcaaCCTTTCATCTTCTCCAACCTTTCACCTTTCATCTTCCTCAACCTTTCACCTTTCACCTTTCATCTTCCTTAACTCTTCACCTTTTATCTTATTGTAACCCCTTTCCTATTTATGTATTAGAAAATGAGGAGTCTAATCTCCCTATATATATAAGAGTATACTACTTGTAAGGATGATGGAAATAGAAGAAAATTGCAAtagaaatatcaatttattctcatctattattattgtgttctctacattattattttataacatgttatcaGCACGGGTATTGTATTTTTTGTTGGTTTGGATCAAACGATATCATCAATTCCAAACCTTACAAAACTTTTCTTCACTCATGATCTACAAAAGAATGGAGATATAAATGTTCAACAGATTCGTTCAAGTGAGAATTTGATAGATCTTTTTACTAAGGCGCTCCCTACTGCTACATTtgagaagttaattttcaacATTGGATTGCGTCATTTTAAAGATCTTAAGTGATGCTTACATGAGGGAGAGTAAATTTGTTCTTGTAAGGTTGTGACATACTGTGTATCAAAGGATTATGTACTCTTTTTTCCTTCACTAGGTTTTGTCCCACATGGTTTTTTCCTAGTAAGATTTTTAATGAGGCATATCATTTATACAATGAACATCCAAGTGGGAGTGTTATGAATGTTATTTAATGGATGTTCAACCTTTCATCTTTCATCTCCCTTGACCTTCCACCTTTCATATTCTATAACCTTTAACTTTCCATCTTCCTTAAACCTTTCATCTCTTTGTAAcccctttttcttatttatgtaTTAGAATATGAAAAGTCTAATCTCCCTATATATATAGTGGAGTATACTACTTGTAAGTATGATGAAAAAGTATAGAATGCAATAGAAATTCTCATATTCTCATATCcatcttttatctattatttttgtttataatacGTTATCAGCACGGGCACTTACATCAATACAAGAGTCTTGCGTTTTTCGTTAGTTTGGATCAGGGTAtgtaatacattttatcaagaTGTCCATTATGATAAAATTacttatgtttataatttgtttcatttttttaagagTTCCACTAATCTTGTAATTTGTT
This genomic stretch from Gossypium raimondii isolate GPD5lz chromosome 6, ASM2569854v1, whole genome shotgun sequence harbors:
- the LOC105773396 gene encoding uncharacterized protein LOC105773396; translated protein: MELATSFISGAQLNLLCPKNLTTSTSRSYKLPKRTKFLSLHSLLPPPFSNAFICQGSSFGFINNSTSTSSTNSNISNRFYKRLDSCLIIPPSRNKKPRAIIKFLGGAFLGAVPEVTYSYLIELLAKEGFLIISVPYNVTFDHEQATKQVYERFNACLDNILAFGYPDANLTPADLVNLPLFSVGHSNGALLQVLTGSYFSERIPKANAIISYNNKSATEAVPYFEQLGPLVRQMMPMVETSPMYSMARSASDDAWKMFIDTAGAMIPERDQEAFVSFTNFVDQLPSVFGQVTQGISEFKPTPSENRECCKNKYNVQHTLLVKFNFDTIDETDLLEETLKPRVESIAGTLEKVQLSGNHITPCVLEPKWQAGYVYTPADAIAQGFKTLSLSETKVLSRTISDWFRRFEE
- the LOC105773397 gene encoding E3 ubiquitin-protein ligase AIP2, giving the protein MGSSSCSDGSLKQQLEELQKQLGKKQRFEEAVSSINSLLKLHYPSASPSLRKSFYSVVCRVATILKTRYTAPGFWLAGLRLVELLEPLVSDPSEKSHLRNCISQAKQHLNEIENPVQSSGSSANRGYLFEGHLTVDPEPPQPQWLVQSNLMNAFASAAAAESSQGSATNVNTVENAANVLEQLIDHLDSVIPEILENEGGVRRVPPASKEVVAELPVITLTEEILAKLGSDSECAICKENLLVGDNMQELPCKHTFHPPCLKPWLDEHNSCPICRYELQTDDHDYESWKEREKEAEEERKGAANAVRGGEYMYV